A region of the Callithrix jacchus isolate 240 chromosome 10, calJac240_pri, whole genome shotgun sequence genome:
gagacatggtttctccatgttggtcaggctggtctcaaactcctgacctcagatgatccacctgccttggcctcccaaagtgctgggattacaggtgtgagtcaccatgcccagctgcaggGAGATTATTACGGTTTACATGAAAATATggcagggccaggcgcagtggctcatgcctgtaatcccagcacttacggaggctgaggtgggcagatcacctgagactgggagttcgagaccagcctggccaacatgatgaaaccccatctatactaatacaaaaattagcctggcatggtggcggccAACCCCAGTCTGTATTAATACAAAAACAGctgagtaatcccagctattcgggagacttagacaggagaatcgcttgaacctgggaggcggaggctgcagtaagccaagatcacaccattgcattccagcctgggagacaagagcaaaactccgtctcaccAAAAAACTCTCTCCCTGCTTTCATGGAATATAAATTCCAGGAAGCTgaacttcatttcttcttttcttttcttccctaagacactgtctcactctgttacccaggctggagtgcagtgttgcaatctcagctcactgcaaccttcgcctcctgctttcaagtgattcttctacctcagcctcccacatcgctgggattacaggcgtgcaccaccgtgcctggatattttttatatttttagtagaaatggggtttcatcatgttgcccaggctggtctcaaacttctgacctcaggtgatctgcccacctcagcctcccaaagtgctgggattacagatgtgagccactgtgcccggctgagctTCATTTGCTATACTATTTTCCTATGTCTAGGACAGTGTTACATAAGTAGTAGACGTGCCAGAAATATTTACCTATTGGATAACTGACTGAAGGAAGCCTCTCCCTTAAGTTTAAATTATCCTATGGTTTTATATCTCTATTTCCCTTTATGTATCTTCTCCAAAATGAGTCAAGGCAGCTGGGCaccagggctcacacctgtaatctcggcactctGGGAgatcaaggagggcagatcacctgaagtcaggagttcaagaccagcctgggcaacatggtgaaaccccacctctactaaaaacacaaaatttagctaggcattggcacacgcctgtaatctcagccatgGGAATTGGAGGTGAGGACtgtttgaacctaggaagtggcgGGTGCgatgacccaagatcacaccactgcactccaggctgggcaacaaggtgagactctgtctcaaaacaaaaccaaacaaaacaaaaaaacaaaacgaacaaaaaaaTAATGAGTCAAGGGTTATTGCTTCTCTCTGCTCATTCATCTACAAGTGCTCACAACTATTAAGTTCCTCTTCAGATTTATATCTTAGATGTATAGTGTCACTCCAAGTGCTAAGAGGCCCCAATAAGGTGTGCAATGACCAGAGATAACATCTCTAGTACAATTTTAGcctactgctatggtttgaattaTGTCCCCTCAAAGTATAAGTGTTGAGAGGGTGAGACTTTTAATATGATTTGTCATGggggctccatcctcatgaacagattaatgccattattgcaAGAGTTGCTTTGTAATAAAAACAAGTTCCCTCACATGTGCCCTCTTGCCTTTTGCCCTCCTGCCATGgaatgatgcagcaagaaggacctcaccagatgccagtgcTGTGCTCTTAAGACTTCCCAGCCTTTAGAACCACAAGGGAAATAAACCTCTATTATTTATAAGTTATGAAGTCTAtcgtattctgttacagcagcagaaaatggagGGACTAAGACACCCACCTTTCATCTCCAGCATTATAGATTCAGGCACATCATCTCCCTCTACTTCCTTTCTCAACTCCAGCCTCTTCTTCCAATCTTCCTCATTAGGGACAACCACCACCACTTTCCGAGAGAAGGTCTTGAACAGCAATAGCTTCCGCCGTTGGCCAGAATTGTATACATTACACTAGAAACAGGAGGAATAACTGATGTTTCGAGAGAAAAATTATCACTCAAATATAACCAAAAGACTCaatatcagccaggtgcagtggctcacatctgtaatcctagcactttgggaggcaggtggatcacctgaggtcaggagttcaagaccagcctggccaacatggtaaaaccccatctctactaaatacaaaaattagccaggcatgatggtgggtgcctgtaatccagctactttggaggctgagatgggagaatcacttgaacctgggagacagtggttgcactgagccaagatcgtgcctctgcactccagcctgggtggctaagcaagactccgtctcaagaaaaaaaaaaaaaaaaaaaaaaagattcagtatCTTTGATAACTCAGACATAAGATAAGATGGCAACATACATTATCTTCTTTAAGTTTTCAAATTATGTGACAGGTATTATCCTGTTTTGCTCACCAGGAAAATTGAAGTTCAGAGAGAATAAGGGGCTTATCCAAGATCACAAACctagtaagtggtggagccaggaatTCAAATAAGCTCCAACTCTTTCCATCGTCTTTATTACATGTTTTATAGCCTAGGTCCATATATTCTTAGGTAAAAACACTAATTAGGGGTACCTCTGAGTTCAAAAAACATTGCAACCACAACACACAACCAGATGGTCATAATTAGTAAGCTGATTCTGTTCCTTaattcagtctctctctctctttttttgagaaagagtctcactctgtcacccaggatggagtgcagtggtgtgatctcttggcttgctgcaacctccatctcccaggttcaagcaattttcctgcgcctcagccttctgagtagctgggattacaggcgcgtgccactatacctggttaatttttttaatttttagtagaaatggggtttcatcatgttaaccaggctggtctcgacctcctgaccttgtgatccacccaccttggcctcccaaagtgctgggattaacagacgtgagccactgcgtccagcccagTCTCTCTTTATATACACACCACACCCTGACTCTAAGCAATTTTATCAGGTTAGTACCTGATCAAGAATAAAGTTCCTCTTTGTCCGGGAAGCAATCTGGACCAGCTTACTAAGGCACTGGGAGGCTTGCTGAACTAAAAGGTCTCGGCTTTTGGGGTCCATCTCTGGCTCTTCGGGCCCCTTCATCTGATTAGTTTGAgaggaagtgaaaaaaaaaccacaggtcATATAACAAGTTATTGGTAAATGTCACCTCTTTAAATACTGAATCTATTATATCACTCCCTTCCTATTCTTCAGTGCTGTGAATGTTGTCTATTTTCTGCAGTAGTCATTTCCAGTCTTAACCTGGATGTACTTCAGATCCTACCTGCTTTCAGAAATTTAACAGCAcagcagagaaaacaaacaaacaagatcaATCCACCTAAAACATATATAGAGaaaatttcatttctctatttGTGGGACCCTTGTTTTCGGACACTTGAGACTAACTCTCCACTGAAGATAGGTTGTAAGATCTCTTGGTATCTGAAGAGCAAACACTGTATCTGATGAATCCCCAACAGCAACTTACCCTCATTTGATTGAGCACAGTCTCAGCTCCCAGGACATTGTATCTTTTCTCAGGGTTTTCTTTTGCGTATTTCAGTGCCCACTGGGTCTTTCCAGATCCAGGTAGTCCCACCATCAGAATCACCTGCAAATAAAAAGAACCAGAAGTACAATGAAAAATAAGTGAGGGTCATGTTTATCAAATCCAATTTAAGAACATCCTCCCCATTCCCATTTGGTAACGTTTTGAGACCTGGGAGTGCACATGCACCCACCACTGCAAAGTACGCACCCTAAATGTTTGGTATACCTCACATTCCTCTATGGTCTTGGGAGGAACTGCAGTGCGCACACGCTCCTCAACAGGCACAGCATGAATGAACACAAACTCTTCTGGTGGTGGGAAGAAGGGCTCCTCCTTCTGACCAAAGTTTAATTCTACAACACAATTTTTGCAGAGGACATGGGGTAGAAGGGCCCGGTCTCCCAGGGATTCCTTGTTGATCTGGAATGCCACACCTAGGTCTGCTCCATTCTTGGAGAAGGAAAGTTCTACTTCTTCAGTCTCAAAATTCTATAATGATAAAGGACAAGAACACTTACTGGCTGACAAGGCTTGAGACTGATTAAGCCATACAATTTAATCTTTTTCACACAGACTGCCGCACCACATAACTAAGTGAGCCATACATCAAATGCATAAAAGTCAGCAGTTGATGGAAAACACAAGTGAATTCCTGGTGCCCTCTATCCACTCCTTGTTATGACCCACAGCTTTCAGGAGCACTTACAGCAAAGCAGCCAATAACATCATTCTCCCCAAAAGTCTGGCCAAATTCCTCAAACTGTCCGTTTTCTGCCTTGAGTCCTCGTCCATCGAAACCATAAGAGAATTCATCTTCACCTGGAACAGTCAACAAATTAGTTCCCTACATCCCAACTTACCACAGATTAAGCAATATGGTAGTAAACACTAATGAGGAAGTCAAAAAATAACTTTACCAAGCTGTGGACGAGAAAAATCAACAGACCACCCAACTCGAAGGAGAGACACCTCTGTGCAGCCTTCTTTCATTGGGAGATTCTGGGTTACCTGGCCAAGTCAAGAAGGGAATTATTAGATACTGTGACCAACTGAGTAGCAAACTCTGAGTTAGAAAGACAAGATTTTTATACAAACTGAAAACAACAATCATCACAACTTAACATCAGAGTAACCGTCACTGAACTTAGGGATTCATTTCTTGGTTACTGAAACTAAGGTTACTGTTTAAAGCACGGTGCTTTTCCCTACCTGCAATAATAAAAGCCTGATGGACAAAAGTCCAGTATTTTTTTCtcagccgggcactgtggctcatactgtaatcccagcactttaggaggccgaggcaggcagatcacctgaggtgaggtaaggtcaggagttcgagaccagcctgaccaccatggaaaaaccttgtctctactaagaatacaaaattagtcaggcatggtagcacatgcctgtaatcccagctactagggaggctgaggtaggagaatcacttgaacctgggaggcacagattgcagtgagccaaaattgcaccactgcactccagcctgggcaacaagagtgtaactctgtctcaaaaaaaaaaaaattttttttctctaaaaaccataaatacctaggaataaatgaACGGTCTTAATGAGCTACCTTTGCCTCAAAGCAGACTTTTCCCTTTGTCACTCCGTAAGTACTCCTTGCCCCAGACCAAAGGGTGGGAAACTTCTCTGAGAAAAGTGGCTGCCCTCCATAGCGGTCTTTGCTTACTTGAAAATGCAGATCCGAGGtatctggaaagaaaagaaagaagcaatcAGTTTACTCCAATGCCCAATACTTTTAAGCCACCAACAGAGCACAAGTATAGCCAGTTGTTGAAGTGGATACAAAGGCTCATAGAATTTATGGGCTATGAAGTTTTAATCTCCAAAATCACTTTTAGGAGATTAGTTAAAACACAATCTGTCTGCCTTATACATACACGTGTCCAGGTTCACAAGAGTTtgatcctcctcctcatcttttgCCTCTTCTTCAGGAGGCGGTGGAGACTTTGAGCTATACATATGAAATAGAAGAAACACAATGTAAACAAAGCCCTCTTCTTTGAGAGGTATGTGTTTGACATTACGTCCATTTTAAAACTATCAGTGAATATCAAATCCCAGCAGACAGcttttttcaacaaatgagaAAGGGTAATAGGAGCTTCCATGGTATATGCAATCTAAAACTCATGCCTATAAAAACCTATTCCATTTTGAATCCACCCTCCTTCCAGTCTCTCCAGTCAATACCAGGTATACCAAAATCAGAGCAGACACTCCCTTCCAGGAAAGGGACTGTTTCCCTCACCGGCTGTGGTAAGCCTCCTCTCGGAATTCATAGTAAGCTCGGCCATGTTCATCCTTCTCATCCCGCTGTCTCTTTACCCCCCGCCGCTCACCATCTGAGCCTGCTGGTTTTGACTTTTCACTATCTTGGTCATCTCCTacaaaaaggagggaaagaaaatcagCAGTTTTCATACTAGAGTGTAGAATTAAGCTCAGAACTAATAAGACACTAGTGGGGAATCTGAGAATCTGTATAATCAAAATAGCCAGCTTATTCCCACTACATTCACAGATCATTTAATTTCTAAAGATTATCTTTCTGTCACTggctgtgattttattttttaaaaaagggacaTTATGGGCTAATTACAGTCAAGCAGTagataaaaattggaaaatttttgCATTCTAAATTTATCTGCTTAAATCAGGTCAAACTTGCAGATTTCCCCATCaatatgacattaaaaaaaatcctctaggtctctaaaaaaaacttcaaaggttattttaattttgaatcttCTCAGATCTAGATTTAAGGTAGGCACTTAATACGTATTTCTAACACTTTTCTACAACTTTGCGATACAGagaagcctgatttttttttttttaatttccctttcctGCACCAAATGCACAGCCACCCATGGCTTTATTCCCTGGCAAATGGACTCGAGTGCATGACACACAGCTGTATTTTTATCAGGAACGTCTACTGAAAGTTGCAAGAGCAAACCATTAAGTCACAAGAGAGACATGAATAATACTGCATCTACACTGCACATATAGGTGTTGTTGTATATTTAGCAACAATCTATATATCTAATCGAGAAAAAACCTGGAGTTTTCCCCTAGGATTTTGTATTTTGCAACACTAAGAAAGTTGttaataatagtttctttaaaGCAGTCCTTTatccttcaatttttatttatttttatttttttgagacggagtctccttctgttgtgcccaggctggagtgcagtagtgagatctccgctcattgcaacctctgcctcccaggttaaagccattctcccacctcggtttcccaagtaactgggattataggtgtccaccatcacacccagctaattttttgtatttttagtagaaacggggtttcaccatgttggccaggctggtttcgaacccctgacctaaggtgatccacccacctccacctctcaaagtgcagggattacaggcgttagccaccgcacccagcctatccttcaatgttttttttttttatctgctcTTTGGGATACACACAAGTCAAAGGTTATGTAATGGGATTTTTGTTCCAGGACACAGGACAAACAGTCTGCAAGTTGCATGTGATTGCCGTACAATGGGTTCCGATTATACCACGATTCTTGGTAGTGGCCTAAAAAAAGGACTAACAAAAGAACTACGGCAACGCACTTTATAGTAAGAATTATCCTTCCTACTCAGACACACAGTGTCATGGATCAGTTCTAACCAATCACttcaaaagaaaggagaaaggtcaTTAACTCCCTGGGGTGATTCAACAACACACCTCTTCCACAAGGTTACTCAACGGACACACAAGCACCTCAATCATTACCATTCAGGAAGCCAGAGACCTGAAATGTAAAAGGCTAGTAGTACGAAGTGTTCAGCAAATCCACAAACATGCCCATCCATGGACTCAGTGGGACAATTAAAATTTAATCATAATCCAAACAAGTTAAAAACCCTAGTCAAGTAATGTTAACTAACTCTAAATgcactaaattaaaattttctcttcaCTGGTTAACTATTAAACTCGACACTGTTACACTAGAGGCTGTCCCCTACAGCTCAAAGAGGAGTAAGGTTAGATTTCCAGATTCTCTGTGGCTCAAGCTCTGGTAACAACACGCTTTTGACGGAGCGGACTCTGACGAACTTCGATTTCTGTTTAACATTTCTTTACAGTGAAAAAGTCAACAGTCAGAGTAGCCCAAAGGCCCGAACCTCTAACTGTGGGCCTAGCACTCCGTGTAATCCCCAACTGCTTAGCACGTTCTCAGCTAAGAAAAATGTAACAAGCACCGTGGGAGACTGTTCCACAGGTAGCTCGCAAACAGCTCACACGCAAAATCACTATCCACTATCACCAAGGAACCAAGTTAGGCAGGAAGCTTCCTCCTGCAAAAAGTGAAGCCACAAGAGGCGGCCTAACCCCTCAGACAGGTGGATAGAGAATGAAAGGAAGCGATGGGAATCTTGCACTTTCAGGCAAGCGAGAACAAGGACTCGGACCCCGTGGTGCAGGGCGGGGTGCTAGATCACAGGCGCAGCCGGCAGGTTGGAGCCGGGATCGGCTGCCAGCTCCTCACCCTGTTCCTCGGCGGCCTTGTCACCCGGCACCTCGGATCCCGGCGTCTCGTCCCCGCTCCGCTCCTCGGGTTCGTCTTCATCCCCCTTGCCGAGGCCCTGCTCTTCGCCACCATTTACCCCACCTGACCCGGCTGTGGCCTCCGCCGGCTTCTCGGAAGCATCGGGCTCCGCCGCGGCCTCCATGGCTGCCGCCTCCGGGGGCTCCGGTGGCGGCTGCGCGGCCTGACCCGAGGCCTGAGCAGGGGGTGGCTCCTCGTCCTCGTCCTCAAGCAGcgcctcctcgtcctcctcctcctcctcctcctcttcgtcCTCCTCTTCGTCCCCGCCCGGGCCGCCGCCCGACGCGGCCACAGGCCGAGGCTCCGCCTTGCAGGCCCCGCCGGGCCCGGCCCCGCCGCCGCCGGCCTCGTCCTCGAGCATCTCGGCGTCCAGCGCCTCTTGCAGCCGCTGCGCCAAATCCACTTTGAGGCCGCGCGAGTCCAGGCCCCGCCGCTGCAGCTCCGACCGCAGCTCGGTCACTTTCAGCCGCTTCACCTCCatcgccgccgccgcctcctccgccTCCCGCCGCCTCCTCCCCTGCGAACCGTCGACCGATCCCGACCGCGCaagcgccgccgccgccgccgcccgcctccgcctcacGCGCCAGCACTGAGCCCGCGCAAGCGAGCGCACGCACGCAGGAGTGGAGGCCGTGCACGGTGTCGCTGCGCAGTGTTAGcgtctccttcctctcccctccccctttcgGCTCACGGAGCCCAAAACAACGCAGCGGGGAGCCGCTTCCCTTCCAGGCCCTCGGTTCCCCAGCCGCGGGCAGGAGCTCGCGGAGGACGACGGAGTTCCTCCCGCCCCCTGGCGCTCCCGGGCCAATCGCCGCCGAAGCTTTTACCGCGCAGCCGCAGTGGGGTCCAAGACGAGCAAGGCTGGCGGCCGCTCAAGTGCCTCGTAGCACGGAAGCGTGTGCGCGCCGGTCTTTCCGTACTTCTAGCTGGCGGGTTCTGCGCAGCCGCCCGGAGCTCCCCGACGCCATGCCCCTCCCACCATCCTTACTTCCGTCTGACTTCCAATCGCTGCCGCGTTTTGGGGGTCGCTAGCCCCTTTTCCCTACTATTTGTGCTTGCAGcattaacaacaaaaaaggtcAGAAGAGAATGTGTTGCAACATGTTAGCCTACTACCAATTATTTTTCTGGCTTGGAAGCAAAAGGGCTCTCCAGAACCAAGAAACAGTAATCCCGGGTCCTCCTTTTTCCGACTGCCTCAAACTTCTACCCAGCAACAGACGCCCTGACCTCGCCCTTTTTCTCTTATTGGACAACTTGAATCGTC
Encoded here:
- the HNRNPUL2 gene encoding heterogeneous nuclear ribonucleoprotein U-like protein 2 isoform X1, producing MEVKRLKVTELRSELQRRGLDSRGLKVDLAQRLQEALDAEMLEDEAGGGGAGPGGACKAEPRPVAASGGGPGGDEEEDEEEEEEEEDEEALLEDEDEEPPPAQASGQAAQPPPEPPEAAAMEAAAEPDASEKPAEATAGSGGVNGGEEQGLGKGDEDEPEERSGDETPGSEVPGDKAAEEQGDDQDSEKSKPAGSDGERRGVKRQRDEKDEHGRAYYEFREEAYHSRSKSPPPPEEEAKDEEEDQTLVNLDTYTSDLHFQVSKDRYGGQPLFSEKFPTLWSGARSTYGVTKGKVCFEAKVTQNLPMKEGCTEVSLLRVGWSVDFSRPQLGEDEFSYGFDGRGLKAENGQFEEFGQTFGENDVIGCFANFETEEVELSFSKNGADLGVAFQINKESLGDRALLPHVLCKNCVVELNFGQKEEPFFPPPEEFVFIHAVPVEERVRTAVPPKTIEECEVILMVGLPGSGKTQWALKYAKENPEKRYNVLGAETVLNQMRMKGPEEPEMDPKSRDLLVQQASQCLSKLVQIASRTKRNFILDQCNVYNSGQRRKLLLFKTFSRKVVVVVPNEEDWKKRLELRKEVEGDDVPESIMLEMKANFSLPEKCDYMDEVTYGELEKEEAQPIVTKYKEEARKLLPPSEKRTNRRNNRNKRNRQNRSRGQGYVGGQRRGYDNRAYGQQYWGQPGNRGGYRNFYDRYRGDYDRFYGRDYEYNRYRDYYRQYNRDWQSYYYHHPQDRDRYYRNYYGYQGYR
- the HNRNPUL2 gene encoding heterogeneous nuclear ribonucleoprotein U-like protein 2 isoform X2 yields the protein MEVKRLKVTELRSELQRRGLDSRGLKVDLAQRLQEALDAEMLEDEAGGGGAGPGGACKAEPRPVAASGGGPGGDEEEDEEEEEEEEDEEALLEDEDEEPPPAQASGQAAQPPPEPPEAAAMEAAAEPDASEKPAEATAGSGGVNGGEEQGLGKGDEDEPEERSGDETPGSEVPGDKAAEEQGDDQDSEKSKPAGSDGERRGVKRQRDEKDEHGRAYYEFREEAYHSRSKSPPPPEEEAKDEEEDQTLVNLDTYTSDLHFQVSKDRYGGQPLFSEKFPTLWSGARSTYGVTKGKVCFEAKVTQNLPMKEGCTEVSLLRVGWSVDFSRPQLGEDEFSYGFDGRGLKAENGQFEEFGQTFGENDVIGCFANFETEEVELSFSKNGADLGVAFQINKESLGDRALLPHVLCKNCVVELNFGQKEEPFFPPPEEFVFIHAVPVEERVRTAVPPKTIEECEVILMVGLPGSGKTQWALKYAKENPEKRYNVLGAETVLNQMRCNVYNSGQRRKLLLFKTFSRKVVVVVPNEEDWKKRLELRKEVEGDDVPESIMLEMKANFSLPEKCDYMDEVTYGELEKEEAQPIVTKYKEEARKLLPPSEKRTNRRNNRNKRNRQNRSRGQGYVGGQRRGYDNRAYGQQYWGQPGNRGGYRNFYDRYRGDYDRFYGRDYEYNRYRDYYRQYNRDWQSYYYHHPQDRDRYYRNYYGYQGYR